Proteins from one Haemorhous mexicanus isolate bHaeMex1 chromosome 34, bHaeMex1.pri, whole genome shotgun sequence genomic window:
- the LOC132340941 gene encoding procollagen galactosyltransferase 1-like isoform X2 produces MAARPWPLLLLLLLLAGPGRGPGGSSGRLRLGLGPGPAAGYFPEERWNPESPLRPPRVAVALLARNAAHALPLVLGGLERLRHPKDRMALWVAADHSVDNTSALLAEWLGRVRSRYHRVLWRHQEEPTSFPDEEGPKHWSPSRYEHVMRLRQEALEAARAMWADYLLFLDADNVLVNPDTLAVLVAENRTVVAPMLDSRAAYSNFWCGITPQGYYRRTAAYLPIRRRERRGVFAVPMVHSTFLLDLRRERARDLAFHPPPPGYRGALDDILVFAAACRHAGVQMFVSNREQFGFLPVPLRSQSSLRDEAENFLHVQLEIMVKLPPAEPSPHVWVPPKVLDKLGFDEVFLINLRRRSARRARMLRSLHELGVSPQLVEAVDGRALNSSQVEALGVRMLPGYRDPFHGRPLTHGEVGCFLSHFRVWQEISARGLQRSLVFEDDLRFEVFFRSRLTELMEQLEEAAVDWDLIYLGRKRLEPERSERGVPGVRQLLRPGYSYWSLGYALSLRGARKLLAAEPLGKMIPVDEFLPLMFDRHPRYWDWGICGIWGQGFMGFVGFMGYRAEFLPLMFDRHPRYWDLWDLWDLGSGIYGICGICGIGNVGCGIQGRVPAPHVRPTPQVLGLGDLWDLGSGIYGICGICGIWGQRFVGFMGLGMWIYGICGIYGIQG; encoded by the exons atggcggcgcggCCGtggccgctgctgctgctgctgctgctgctggcggggccgggccggggcccgGGCGGCTCCTCCGGGCGGCTCCGCCTGGGGCtggggcccggcccggccgccggGTACTTCCCCGAGGAGCGCTGGAACCCGGAGTCGCCGCTGCGGCCGCCGCGCGTGGCCGTGGCGCTGCTGGCGCGGAACGCGGCCCATGCGCTGCCgctggtgctgggagggctCGAGAGGCTGCGGCACCCCAAGGACAGGATGGCGCTGTG ggtggcCGCTGACCACAGCGTGGACAACACCTCGGCGCTGCTGGCCGAGTGGCTGGGCCGCGTGCGGAGCCGCTACCACCGCGTGCTCTGGAGGCACCAGGAGGAGCCCAC GTCCTTCCCCGACGAGGAGGGGCCCAAGCACTGGAGCCCCTCCCGCTACGAGCACGTGATGAGGCTGCGCCAGGAGGCGCTGGAGGCCGCCCGGGCCATGTGGGCCGATTACCTGCTG TTCCTGGACGCAGACAATGTCCTGGTGAACCCCGACACGCTGGCCGTGCTGGTGGCCGAGAACAGAACCGTGGTGGCGCCGATGCTCGACTCGCGCGCGGCCTACTCCAACTTCTGGTGCGGCATCACCCCCCAG GGCTATTACCGCCGCACGGCCGCCTACCTGCCCATCCGGCGCCGGGAGCGCCGCGGCGTCTTCGCGGTGCCCATGGTGCACTCCACCTTCCTGCTGGACCTGCGCCGCGAGCGCGCGCGCGACCTGGCCTTCCACCCGCCCCCGCCCGGCTACCGCGGCGCCCTGGACGACATCCTGGTCTTCGCCGCCGCCTGCCGCCACGCCG GGGTGCAGATGTTCGTGTCCAACCGGGAGCAGTTCGGGTTCCTGCCGGTGCCGCTGcgctcccagagctccctgcgGGACGAGGCCGAGAACTTCCTGCACGTCCAGCTGGAGATCATGG TGAAGCTCCCTCCGGCCGAGCCCTCCCCCCACGTGTGGGTCCCTCCCAAGGTCCTGGACAAGCTGGGATTTGATGAG gtgttccTGATCAACCTGCGGCGCCGCTCGGCGCGCCGGGCGCGGATGCTGCGCTCGCTGCACGAGCTCGGCGTCTCCCCGCAGCTGGTGGAGGCCGTGGACGGCCG GGCCCTGAACAGCAGCCAGGTGGAGGCGCTGGGGGTGCGGATGCTGCCGGGATACCGGGACCCCTTCCACGGGAGACCCCTGACCCACGGCGAGGTGGGCTGCTTCCTCAGCCACTTCCGGGTCTGGCAGGAG ATCTCGGCGCGGGGCCTGCAGCGCTCGCTGGTGTTCGAGGACGATCTGCGCTTCGAGGTTTTCTTCCGCAGCCGCCTGACGGAGCtgatggagcagctggaggaggcgGCCGTCGACTGGGACCTCAT CTACCTGGGCCGGAAGCGGCTGGAGCCGGAGCGCTCGGAGCGCGGCGTGCCCGGCGTGCGGCAGCTGCTGCGCCCGGGCTACTCCTACTGGAGCCTGGGCTACGCGCTGTCCCTGCGCGGCGCCCGCAAGCTCCTGGCCGCCGAGCCCCTGGGCAAGATGATCCCGGTGGACGAGTTCCTGCCCCTCATGTTCGACCGACACCCCAGGTACTGGGACTGGGGcatttgtgggatttggggtcagggatttatgggatttgtgggatttatGGGATACAGGGCTGAGTTCCTGCCCCTCATGTTTGACCGACACCCCAG GTactgggatttatgggatttgtgggatttggggtcagggatttatgggatttgtgggatttgtgggattgggaatgtgggatgtgggatacAGGGACGAGTTCCTGCCCCTCATGTTCGACCGACACCCCAGGTactgggattgggggatttgtgggatttgggatcagggatttatgggatttgtgggatttgtgggatttggggtcagagatttgtgggatttatgggattgggaatgtggatttatgggatttgtgggatttatGGGATACAGGGCTGA
- the LOC132340968 gene encoding uncharacterized protein LOC132340968 encodes MGIPKFPGSEPPRNLGFLGKNSHRNSRIPNRRAPRNLGIFGERFPWESQNSQLQSPRNLGFLGKNSCGNPGIPNPGTTATPATSSDPQIIPGIWGGIPSPGTPPKFGIFREKFPWEFQNSQPQSPPKIWGFPGKIPVGIPEFPGSEPPEIWDFGEKFLWEFQNSQPQSPQKFGVFGEKFPWESWNSQTWKPPKFGVFGGKIPMGIPEFPTREPPKIWDWEKFPWESWNSQLQSLPEIWGFWGKIPMGIPKFPGSEPPEIWDFGEKFLWEFQNSQPQSPPKFGVFWEKFPWESWNSQTWKPPKFGVFGQKFP; translated from the exons ATGGGAATCCCGAAATTCCCAGGCTCAGAGCCCCccagaaatttggggtttttggggaaaaattctCATaggaattccagaattcccaacCGCAGAGCCCccagaaatttggggatttttggggaaagatTCCCGtgggaatcccagaattcccaactACAGAGCcccagaaatttgggatttttggggaaaaattcctgcgggaatcccggaattcccaacCCCGGCACGACAGCGACGCCCGCGACGAGCTCTGACCCCCAGATTATcccgggaatttggggaggaattcccagccctggaacccccccaaaatttgggattttccgggaaaaattcccatgggaattccagaattcccaaccccagagccccccaaaaatttggggttttccgGGAAAAATTCCTGtgggaatcccagaattcccaggctcagagcccccagaaatttgggattttggagaaaaattcctgtgggaattccagaattcccaaccccagagcccccagaaatttggggtttttggagaaaaattcccatgggaatcctggaattcccaaacatggaaacccccaaaatttggggtttttgggggaaaaattcccatgggaattccagaattcccaacCCGAGagccccccaaaatttgggattgggaaaaattcccatgggaatcctggaattcccaactCCAGAGCCTCCCcgaaatttggggtttttggggaaaaattcccATGGGAATCCCGAAATTCCCAGGCTCAGAGCCcccagaaatttgggattttggagaaaaattcctgtgggaattccagaattcccaacCCCAGAG ccccccaaaatttggggttttctgggaaaaattcccatgggaatcctggaattcccaaacatggaaacccccaaaatttggggtttttgggcaaAAATTCCCATAG
- the LOC132340941 gene encoding procollagen galactosyltransferase 1-like isoform X1 — protein MAARPWPLLLLLLLLAGPGRGPGGSSGRLRLGLGPGPAAGYFPEERWNPESPLRPPRVAVALLARNAAHALPLVLGGLERLRHPKDRMALWVAADHSVDNTSALLAEWLGRVRSRYHRVLWRHQEEPTSFPDEEGPKHWSPSRYEHVMRLRQEALEAARAMWADYLLFLDADNVLVNPDTLAVLVAENRTVVAPMLDSRAAYSNFWCGITPQGYYRRTAAYLPIRRRERRGVFAVPMVHSTFLLDLRRERARDLAFHPPPPGYRGALDDILVFAAACRHAGVQMFVSNREQFGFLPVPLRSQSSLRDEAENFLHVQLEIMVKLPPAEPSPHVWVPPKVLDKLGFDEVFLINLRRRSARRARMLRSLHELGVSPQLVEAVDGRALNSSQVEALGVRMLPGYRDPFHGRPLTHGEVGCFLSHFRVWQEISARGLQRSLVFEDDLRFEVFFRSRLTELMEQLEEAAVDWDLIYLGRKRLEPERSERGVPGVRQLLRPGYSYWSLGYALSLRGARKLLAAEPLGKMIPVDEFLPLMFDRHPSPEYSRHFSRRDLLAFSAEPLLLFPTHYTGEPGYVSDTESPPRAPRGAATPPGIPQFPSPEPPRSPPSPGRRGGGGGGGGGIPLGIPEFPTPAPQRRPQTSSDPQSIPGIWGGIPSPGTPPKFGIFGGKFPWEFQNSLPQSPPKFGILGKNSLRNPGIPKHWKPPKIWDFWRKIPSGIPEIPAPEPPEIWDFGEKFPWESRNSQARSPPEPPEPWQEEEEEEEEEEFPWESRNSQPRHDSDARDEL, from the exons atggcggcgcggCCGtggccgctgctgctgctgctgctgctgctggcggggccgggccggggcccgGGCGGCTCCTCCGGGCGGCTCCGCCTGGGGCtggggcccggcccggccgccggGTACTTCCCCGAGGAGCGCTGGAACCCGGAGTCGCCGCTGCGGCCGCCGCGCGTGGCCGTGGCGCTGCTGGCGCGGAACGCGGCCCATGCGCTGCCgctggtgctgggagggctCGAGAGGCTGCGGCACCCCAAGGACAGGATGGCGCTGTG ggtggcCGCTGACCACAGCGTGGACAACACCTCGGCGCTGCTGGCCGAGTGGCTGGGCCGCGTGCGGAGCCGCTACCACCGCGTGCTCTGGAGGCACCAGGAGGAGCCCAC GTCCTTCCCCGACGAGGAGGGGCCCAAGCACTGGAGCCCCTCCCGCTACGAGCACGTGATGAGGCTGCGCCAGGAGGCGCTGGAGGCCGCCCGGGCCATGTGGGCCGATTACCTGCTG TTCCTGGACGCAGACAATGTCCTGGTGAACCCCGACACGCTGGCCGTGCTGGTGGCCGAGAACAGAACCGTGGTGGCGCCGATGCTCGACTCGCGCGCGGCCTACTCCAACTTCTGGTGCGGCATCACCCCCCAG GGCTATTACCGCCGCACGGCCGCCTACCTGCCCATCCGGCGCCGGGAGCGCCGCGGCGTCTTCGCGGTGCCCATGGTGCACTCCACCTTCCTGCTGGACCTGCGCCGCGAGCGCGCGCGCGACCTGGCCTTCCACCCGCCCCCGCCCGGCTACCGCGGCGCCCTGGACGACATCCTGGTCTTCGCCGCCGCCTGCCGCCACGCCG GGGTGCAGATGTTCGTGTCCAACCGGGAGCAGTTCGGGTTCCTGCCGGTGCCGCTGcgctcccagagctccctgcgGGACGAGGCCGAGAACTTCCTGCACGTCCAGCTGGAGATCATGG TGAAGCTCCCTCCGGCCGAGCCCTCCCCCCACGTGTGGGTCCCTCCCAAGGTCCTGGACAAGCTGGGATTTGATGAG gtgttccTGATCAACCTGCGGCGCCGCTCGGCGCGCCGGGCGCGGATGCTGCGCTCGCTGCACGAGCTCGGCGTCTCCCCGCAGCTGGTGGAGGCCGTGGACGGCCG GGCCCTGAACAGCAGCCAGGTGGAGGCGCTGGGGGTGCGGATGCTGCCGGGATACCGGGACCCCTTCCACGGGAGACCCCTGACCCACGGCGAGGTGGGCTGCTTCCTCAGCCACTTCCGGGTCTGGCAGGAG ATCTCGGCGCGGGGCCTGCAGCGCTCGCTGGTGTTCGAGGACGATCTGCGCTTCGAGGTTTTCTTCCGCAGCCGCCTGACGGAGCtgatggagcagctggaggaggcgGCCGTCGACTGGGACCTCAT CTACCTGGGCCGGAAGCGGCTGGAGCCGGAGCGCTCGGAGCGCGGCGTGCCCGGCGTGCGGCAGCTGCTGCGCCCGGGCTACTCCTACTGGAGCCTGGGCTACGCGCTGTCCCTGCGCGGCGCCCGCAAGCTCCTGGCCGCCGAGCCCCTGGGCAAGATGATCCCGGTGGACGAGTTCCTGCCCCTCATGTTCGACCGACACCCCAG CCCCGAGTATTCCCGGCACTTTTCCCGGCGGGACCTTCTGGCGTTTTCCGCGGAGCcgctgctgctcttccccacGCACTACACGGGGGAGCCCGGCTACGTCAGCGACACCGAGagccccccccgagccccccgagGGGCAGCCACCCCCCCGGGAATCCCGCAATTCCCAAGCCCGGAgcccccccggagccccccgagccctggcaggagaggaggaggaggaggaggaggaggaggaattccACTGggaatcccggaattcccaacCCCGGCACCACAGCGACGCCCGCAGACGAGCTCTGACCCCCAAAGTATcccgggaatttggggtggaattcccagccctggaacccccccgaaatttgggatttttgggggaaaattcccatgggaattccagaattccctaccccagagccccccaaaatttgggattttggggaaaaattccctcaggaatcctggaattcccaaacattggaaaccccccaaaatttgggatttttggagaaaaattcCCTCGggaatcccagaaatcccagccccagagccgccagaaatttgggattttggggaaaaattcccatgggaatcccggaattcccaagcccggagccccccggagccccccgagccctggcaggaggaggaggaggaggaggaggaggaggaattccCCTGggaatcccggaattcccaacCCCGGCACGACAGCGACGCCCGCGACGAGCTCTGA